In Gammaproteobacteria bacterium, a genomic segment contains:
- a CDS encoding RNA pyrophosphohydrolase has product MIDEEGYRQNVGIVLCNKHSQVLWARRIGQDAWQFPQGGILSEESPEQALFRELWEEIGLAQTHVEILASTPDWLRYRLPRHLIRHGSKPLCIGQKQIWFLLRLIGDETHISLDQTNNPEFDDWRWVDFWHPLNEVVSFKRDVYESALSEFAPLLGQHRHPHSAKNR; this is encoded by the coding sequence ATGATCGATGAAGAGGGCTATCGACAGAATGTAGGCATCGTACTGTGTAACAAACACAGTCAGGTCCTATGGGCCCGGCGTATCGGCCAGGACGCATGGCAATTCCCTCAGGGGGGTATATTGTCGGAAGAATCTCCTGAACAAGCATTGTTTAGAGAGTTATGGGAAGAAATCGGATTGGCGCAAACACATGTGGAAATTTTAGCCTCGACACCTGACTGGCTGCGCTATCGCCTGCCCCGACATTTAATTCGACATGGCAGTAAGCCGCTATGTATAGGACAAAAGCAGATCTGGTTTTTGCTGCGTCTCATAGGCGACGAAACCCATATCAGTCTTGACCAGACCAACAACCCGGAATTTGATGATTGGCGCTGGGTTGACTTCTGGCACCCTTTAAACGAGGTCGTGTCGTTTAAAAGAGATGTTTACGAATCGGCCTTGAGCGAGTTCGCGCCACTATTGGGGCAACACAGGCATCCGCACTCGGCAAAAAATCGCTAG
- a CDS encoding HAD-IB family hydrolase: MSLAIFDLDNTLIGGDSDHLWGEFLIQKGVVNADYYRQQNDKYYEAYKQGNLDIMAFLQFSLRPLADNPLEKMLELREEFMRDKIELLLLPKSFELLSRHREQGHYLLIITATNRFVTEPIAQRLGVDELLATEPEFVDGKYTGSVFGTPCYQAGKVTRLRQWQEKQAQTKGETWFYSDSHNDLPLLELVDHPVVVDADDILLEQAKTRNWLSISLR, encoded by the coding sequence GTGAGTCTCGCAATATTTGACCTGGATAACACGCTCATTGGCGGTGATAGTGATCACCTATGGGGCGAATTTCTCATCCAAAAGGGCGTGGTCAACGCCGACTATTATCGACAGCAGAACGACAAATACTATGAGGCCTATAAGCAGGGAAATCTGGACATCATGGCCTTTCTTCAATTCAGTCTCCGGCCATTGGCGGACAACCCCCTAGAAAAAATGCTCGAACTGCGCGAAGAGTTTATGCGCGACAAGATTGAATTGCTACTTCTGCCGAAGTCCTTTGAGCTTCTGTCACGGCATCGGGAACAGGGGCACTATTTATTGATAATTACGGCTACCAATCGCTTTGTTACCGAGCCCATCGCACAACGACTTGGGGTAGATGAATTGCTCGCTACCGAACCAGAATTTGTCGATGGTAAATATACCGGCAGCGTATTTGGAACGCCTTGTTACCAGGCGGGCAAGGTGACGCGCTTACGCCAGTGGCAGGAGAAACAAGCGCAAACAAAAGGAGAAACCTGGTTCTACAGCGATTCTCATAACGATTTGCCCTTGCTCGAATTGGTCGATCATCCTGTCGTAGTCGATGCCGATGACATTTTACTCGAGCAGGCAAAAACGCGGAACTGGCTATCGATCAGTTTGCGGTAG